The uncultured Desulfobulbus sp. genome window below encodes:
- the serC gene encoding 3-phosphoserine/phosphohydroxythreonine transaminase: MPERIYNFSPGPGTLPYSVLQEAAADIVNYKDKGIGLIELSHRSKEFMAVTDEAESLIRELLGVPSNYKVLFLQGGASSQFFMVPMNLLKSGEKATYLNTGVWSKKAIKEAKLFGDVEVPYTSEATTFNRVPTDSEYEVSSDSKYLYFVSNNTIYGTQFPVMPAKDALLISDMSSDIFSRPFDVSKFGLIFAGAQKNIGPAGVTLVIIREDLLDEAGDNVPTMLKYKTHADKGSMFNTPPCFGIYCVGRVMNWLKEQGGVSAIEKINREKAALVYEAIDATDFYRGHAEKESRSLMNIAFNLPTPELEAQFIKEATAVGLDGLKGHRSVGGCRASIYNAFPKEGIEKLVSFMNDFAKKNG, encoded by the coding sequence ATGCCCGAGAGAATTTATAATTTCAGCCCTGGCCCCGGCACCCTGCCCTATTCAGTTCTTCAGGAAGCCGCTGCCGATATCGTCAATTATAAGGATAAAGGAATTGGCCTGATCGAACTCAGCCACCGTTCCAAAGAGTTCATGGCTGTCACCGATGAGGCTGAGTCTCTGATTCGCGAACTGTTGGGGGTACCCTCCAATTACAAAGTCCTCTTTCTCCAGGGCGGTGCCAGTTCCCAATTTTTCATGGTCCCGATGAACCTGCTCAAATCAGGTGAAAAGGCCACCTATCTGAACACTGGCGTCTGGTCAAAAAAGGCAATTAAAGAAGCAAAACTTTTTGGTGATGTCGAGGTCCCCTACACCTCTGAGGCAACTACCTTCAACCGCGTTCCCACAGATAGCGAATACGAGGTATCTTCAGACAGTAAGTATCTCTATTTCGTAAGCAATAACACTATCTATGGGACCCAGTTTCCGGTCATGCCCGCCAAGGATGCCCTGCTGATTTCCGATATGTCCTCAGATATCTTCTCCCGTCCCTTTGATGTGAGTAAGTTTGGTCTGATCTTTGCCGGCGCCCAGAAAAATATCGGACCTGCAGGCGTGACCCTGGTTATTATTCGAGAGGATCTTCTTGATGAGGCTGGTGACAACGTTCCCACCATGCTTAAGTACAAAACCCATGCAGACAAAGGGTCCATGTTCAACACACCGCCCTGTTTTGGAATCTACTGTGTGGGCCGAGTGATGAACTGGCTCAAAGAACAGGGAGGAGTCAGCGCCATTGAAAAAATTAACCGCGAGAAGGCCGCTCTCGTCTACGAGGCGATTGATGCTACTGATTTTTATCGGGGTCATGCGGAGAAAGAATCACGCTCCCTCATGAACATCGCCTTTAACCTGCCGACCCCTGAACTTGAAGCGCAGTTCATCAAGGAGGCCACAGCCGTAGGCTTGGACGGTCTCAAAGGACACCGTTCTGTTGGAGGCTGCCGCGCTTCGATTTACAACGCCTTCCCCAAAGAGGGTATTGAGAAGCTGGTCAGCTTCATGAACGATTTTGCCAAGAAGAACGGTTAA
- a CDS encoding ATP-binding protein, giving the protein MPEENIDCGYLQKKVDVLQETLKQVSYQNQMMLKWVNGAVIIVDREGVVQEVNTVALDALGWSEEELVGRHLHDTIHHSQDDGSEYPYDFCPLFAAIEDGSSHHVDGDVFWQKDGSSFSADFIVCPNRGEENEITGALLIFRNLTEQKLQEASRIHSMKLESIGVLAAGIAHEINTPVQFIGSNISFLQESFQDILQLLEAYAKLKEAVESGDGETGPLLEEVNRLEDEADVEYLSEETPTAFEQTKNGVERVTKLVLGLKGFAHSGDGESKRPSDINEIINNSLVVCQNAYKYVAEMELMLGELPSIKVYPGDIGQVIVNLVVNAAHAISDKKEKNKSADMGTIRITSACDARWIIVKVEDSGGGIPEGVRQRIFDPFFTTKEIGHGSGQGLAITRNIIYDKHHGEISLESTVGKGTTFTIKLPIKSD; this is encoded by the coding sequence GTGCCCGAAGAAAACATAGATTGCGGTTATCTGCAGAAAAAAGTCGATGTCCTTCAAGAGACCTTGAAACAGGTCAGCTATCAGAACCAGATGATGCTCAAGTGGGTCAACGGTGCCGTCATCATTGTTGATCGCGAAGGTGTTGTCCAGGAAGTGAATACAGTCGCGCTTGACGCCCTGGGCTGGAGCGAAGAGGAGCTTGTGGGGCGACACCTGCATGACACCATTCATCACAGCCAGGACGATGGCAGTGAGTATCCCTATGATTTCTGCCCCCTCTTCGCCGCCATTGAAGACGGTTCATCCCATCATGTGGATGGTGATGTTTTCTGGCAAAAAGACGGTTCCAGTTTTTCAGCTGATTTTATCGTCTGCCCCAATCGTGGTGAAGAAAATGAGATCACCGGCGCCCTGCTCATCTTCCGTAACCTTACCGAGCAAAAGCTCCAGGAAGCCAGTCGGATTCATTCCATGAAGCTGGAATCCATTGGTGTTCTGGCGGCGGGTATTGCCCACGAAATCAACACCCCTGTCCAGTTTATTGGCTCTAACATTTCTTTTCTTCAGGAGTCGTTTCAAGATATTCTTCAGCTGTTGGAAGCCTATGCAAAACTCAAAGAGGCTGTGGAATCAGGAGATGGGGAGACGGGCCCGCTCTTGGAAGAGGTGAACAGGCTCGAGGATGAGGCGGACGTTGAATATCTGAGCGAGGAGACCCCAACCGCCTTTGAGCAGACCAAAAACGGCGTGGAACGGGTAACGAAGCTGGTGCTTGGCCTGAAAGGTTTTGCCCATTCCGGTGATGGTGAGAGCAAACGGCCTTCCGATATCAACGAGATTATCAATAATTCCCTTGTCGTCTGTCAAAACGCCTACAAGTATGTGGCCGAGATGGAGCTCATGTTAGGCGAGCTGCCTTCTATCAAGGTCTATCCAGGAGACATTGGCCAGGTCATCGTCAACCTGGTGGTCAATGCAGCCCATGCCATCAGCGATAAGAAGGAAAAGAACAAAAGCGCGGACATGGGGACCATCCGCATCACCAGTGCCTGCGATGCCCGGTGGATCATCGTGAAGGTGGAGGACAGCGGGGGGGGGATCCCCGAAGGCGTGCGCCAACGGATTTTTGATCCTTTTTTCACCACCAAGGAAATCGGTCACGGCTCCGGGCAGGGGCTGGCCATTACCCGCAATATTATCTATGATAAACACCACGGAGAAATCAGCCTGGAATCCACCGTGGGGAAAGGCACCACCTTTACCATCAAACTGCCGATTAAATCTGACTAG
- a CDS encoding nucleoside recognition protein codes for MKELIAESLRSAVKSGLLILKFVIPLYILADVLLYFDLLRYLGALFTPLTAPLDLPPEAAVALAGGVFLNIYAAIAFAAPLGLSAYQWTILAVFLGVCHSMIVESAIMAKLGISTLYSVILRSVGACIVVLPVLFMPHSWFADAAATQQTNPEQFSSFLSMLLNSMTQALQLSVKIIALISLIIVVMDLLKRAALLQKHMEKVNTSFSIIAGQLLGITYGAGILLREASRGTLSRENILYIGTFLMICHSIIEDVVLFVLFGANYCVIIGVRLPAALLISFLVLHCARGKLLDWLVRPV; via the coding sequence GTGAAAGAGTTGATTGCCGAGAGCCTGCGCTCCGCTGTAAAAAGCGGACTGCTCATTTTAAAATTTGTAATCCCGCTCTATATTCTTGCCGATGTCCTGCTCTATTTCGACTTGCTCAGATACCTGGGCGCCCTGTTTACTCCCCTGACAGCCCCCCTTGACTTACCTCCGGAAGCAGCTGTTGCCCTTGCGGGTGGTGTTTTCTTGAACATCTATGCCGCCATTGCCTTTGCTGCTCCATTGGGACTCAGCGCCTACCAGTGGACCATTCTGGCCGTCTTCCTTGGGGTCTGTCATTCCATGATTGTGGAAAGCGCCATTATGGCAAAACTTGGGATCTCAACCCTGTATTCGGTGATTTTGCGCAGTGTTGGCGCCTGTATAGTGGTATTACCGGTGCTCTTTATGCCCCATTCCTGGTTTGCCGATGCTGCGGCAACGCAGCAGACAAATCCAGAGCAGTTCTCCAGTTTTCTTTCGATGTTACTCAACTCGATGACCCAGGCGCTGCAGCTTTCCGTCAAGATTATTGCACTCATCTCACTGATCATTGTGGTAATGGATCTGCTCAAACGGGCTGCATTGCTGCAAAAACACATGGAGAAGGTCAACACCTCCTTTTCCATTATCGCCGGTCAGCTCCTGGGGATTACCTATGGGGCAGGGATTCTTTTGCGAGAAGCATCCCGTGGCACCTTAAGCCGCGAAAACATCCTTTACATCGGCACCTTTCTTATGATCTGTCATTCGATTATTGAAGATGTGGTTCTTTTTGTCCTCTTTGGCGCCAACTACTGCGTGATTATTGGGGTACGCTTACCAGCAGCTTTGCTCATCAGCTTTTTGGTACTGCATTGTGCACGAGGGAAGCTGCTGGATTGGCTTGTGCGACCTGTCTAA
- the rlmN gene encoding 23S rRNA (adenine(2503)-C(2))-methyltransferase RlmN, with protein sequence MTLPSNKTDLKNLTQDQLVTYVESLGQPAFRGRQILAWIYRPGITDFEQMTDLAKVFRAVLAENATISRFEEAMVEVSQDGAVKFGFRLEDGAIIESVMIPEEDRSTLCVSSQVGCAMGCTFCVTGSMGFTRNLTTAEIINQVCAVRDYCLNNDLAPLTNLVFMGMGEPLANFANLLDALSILTEQRGLDFSNRRVTVSTCGLVPQMKELGELTDVNLAVSLHAVNDAVRSEMMPINKRYPIAQLVETCKNYRQKARKRIMFEYTLLEGVNDSDGDAQRLADLLRPVPCKINLLAVNPAGDAAVRSPSRERILQFQKILRDNDYTVFIRTSRGEDISAACGQLAGKGWDEAKVQLNPAGQILS encoded by the coding sequence ATGACTTTACCTTCCAACAAAACTGATCTGAAAAACCTCACCCAGGACCAGCTCGTCACCTATGTAGAATCACTGGGGCAACCCGCCTTTCGCGGTCGCCAGATTCTCGCGTGGATCTACCGACCGGGTATCACCGATTTTGAGCAGATGACTGATCTTGCCAAGGTTTTTCGCGCTGTACTTGCAGAAAATGCAACCATCAGTCGTTTTGAGGAAGCCATGGTCGAGGTCTCTCAAGATGGAGCCGTGAAATTTGGTTTTCGTCTTGAGGATGGTGCCATCATCGAATCGGTGATGATACCCGAAGAGGACCGCTCAACCCTCTGTGTTTCTTCCCAGGTGGGCTGTGCCATGGGCTGCACCTTTTGCGTGACCGGGTCCATGGGCTTCACGCGGAACCTCACCACCGCCGAAATAATCAACCAGGTCTGTGCAGTTCGAGACTATTGCCTCAATAACGACCTCGCACCTCTTACCAACCTGGTCTTCATGGGCATGGGAGAGCCGCTGGCTAACTTTGCAAATCTCCTTGATGCGCTCTCCATTCTCACCGAACAGCGCGGGCTTGATTTTTCCAACCGCAGAGTCACTGTCTCGACCTGTGGGCTGGTCCCGCAGATGAAAGAACTGGGTGAACTGACCGATGTCAACCTGGCGGTCTCACTGCATGCGGTGAATGATGCTGTTCGCTCCGAGATGATGCCGATAAACAAACGCTACCCCATTGCCCAGCTGGTGGAGACCTGCAAAAACTACCGGCAAAAAGCTCGCAAGCGGATCATGTTTGAGTACACCCTGCTTGAGGGAGTAAACGATTCTGATGGAGATGCCCAGCGCCTGGCGGACCTGCTTCGACCTGTGCCCTGCAAGATTAACCTGTTGGCTGTCAATCCCGCAGGGGATGCAGCAGTTCGCAGTCCAAGCAGGGAGCGAATTTTACAGTTCCAGAAAATTCTCCGCGACAATGATTACACAGTCTTTATTCGCACCAGTCGTGGGGAAGATATCTCAGCGGCCTGTGGCCAATTGGCGGGGAAAGGATGGGATGAAGCGAAAGTACAGTTAAATCCTGCCGGTCAAATACTCTCCTGA
- a CDS encoding MerR family transcriptional regulator has product MVDEQKAIFTIGVAAQMLGVHPRTLRIYEEEGLITPIRKGKWRYFTMNDIKWIECLREMIHQHGVSIAAVKKLLQYTPCWNITDCPFEKRKQCTAFMANGLVPKKIEKKKVKKAEDSDSKAA; this is encoded by the coding sequence ATGGTTGATGAACAAAAAGCGATATTCACCATCGGAGTTGCCGCACAGATGCTGGGTGTGCATCCCCGGACCTTGCGAATCTACGAAGAAGAAGGTTTGATTACACCTATCCGCAAGGGAAAATGGCGTTACTTCACCATGAATGATATCAAATGGATCGAGTGTCTGCGGGAAATGATCCATCAACATGGCGTTTCTATTGCTGCGGTAAAAAAATTGCTGCAATACACTCCATGCTGGAACATCACCGACTGCCCCTTTGAAAAGCGGAAGCAGTGTACCGCCTTCATGGCAAACGGTCTTGTTCCCAAAAAAATCGAAAAGAAAAAAGTCAAAAAGGCCGAGGATTCAGACTCCAAAGCCGCCTGA
- a CDS encoding c(7)-type cytochrome triheme domain-containing protein → MNAKTKGSALLGALLVAGMFCTVNAQATEPAADAQPQFESYGDTKVIAVEPIRDMFSHKSHVVTAGLSCDSCHPDLFQRKRGTAKANGDYNMASLEEGKYCGACHDGDTAFNTTGPETCKVCHGSDMKQPDEVVFNLPVKTVIFDHKGHVEMGLDCYSCHDKAFEMRVGAAEEHPEKFTMQALYDGKYCGICHNGSDAFASDTRCTTCHIGVSGFERRFASEAKEDSHGH, encoded by the coding sequence ATGAATGCAAAAACAAAAGGATCTGCACTCCTTGGCGCCTTGCTCGTCGCAGGAATGTTTTGCACTGTCAATGCGCAGGCTACTGAGCCGGCTGCCGACGCTCAGCCCCAGTTTGAATCATACGGCGATACCAAAGTCATCGCGGTCGAGCCGATTCGGGATATGTTCAGTCATAAATCGCACGTTGTCACCGCTGGCCTCAGCTGCGACAGTTGCCATCCCGATCTCTTTCAACGCAAACGTGGTACCGCCAAAGCCAATGGCGATTACAACATGGCTTCCCTGGAAGAGGGCAAATACTGCGGCGCCTGCCATGATGGCGACACGGCTTTCAACACCACGGGGCCCGAGACCTGCAAGGTCTGCCATGGCAGCGATATGAAACAGCCCGACGAGGTCGTATTCAACCTACCTGTCAAGACAGTTATCTTTGATCACAAGGGCCACGTTGAAATGGGCCTTGACTGTTACAGCTGCCACGACAAGGCCTTTGAAATGCGTGTTGGGGCTGCCGAAGAGCATCCAGAGAAATTCACCATGCAGGCTCTGTATGATGGCAAATACTGCGGCATCTGTCACAACGGCTCGGACGCCTTTGCCTCTGACACCCGTTGTACAACCTGTCATATCGGTGTAAGTGGCTTTGAACGTCGCTTTGCCTCCGAGGCTAAGGAAGATTCCCACGGCCATTGA
- a CDS encoding radical SAM protein: protein MNGFLVSMDYQGDIIRPPSEAFSIILQVTVGCSHNRCTFCAAYRSEEKKFRLKSWKQIVADLDFAATYCRKQSTVFLADGDALAIEDETFQQLLVLIKEKLPWVRRISTYATCQNIAKKSDTQLKTYATLGLHRIYMGLETGHDQTLQAVCKGVNAQDLIEAGKRVRAAGLFLSVTCLLGIAGEQDSLAHAQATAEVLNQMHPHQIAVLTLMLLPGSPLFRLAEQGRFSLPDQAGLFQELQTLLLGLAGNRTQFYANHASNYFSLSGRLPKDKPQMLTTIQAALEGTLNVKREHQRAL from the coding sequence GTGAACGGGTTTTTGGTCTCTATGGATTATCAAGGCGACATCATTCGACCTCCCAGCGAGGCATTTTCCATCATCCTTCAGGTCACTGTCGGTTGTTCGCATAACCGTTGTACCTTTTGTGCAGCGTATCGCAGTGAGGAAAAAAAATTTCGCCTCAAGTCCTGGAAACAGATCGTAGCTGATCTTGATTTTGCTGCCACCTATTGCCGTAAACAAAGTACGGTGTTTCTCGCAGATGGTGATGCCCTGGCCATTGAGGATGAGACCTTTCAACAACTCTTAGTGCTCATTAAGGAAAAACTTCCCTGGGTACGGCGCATAAGCACCTACGCCACCTGTCAGAATATTGCAAAAAAATCAGATACCCAGCTTAAAACGTATGCCACACTCGGCCTGCATCGAATCTACATGGGACTTGAAACGGGTCACGATCAGACCTTGCAGGCAGTTTGCAAGGGAGTGAACGCTCAGGATCTGATAGAGGCTGGGAAGCGGGTTCGTGCAGCAGGACTCTTTTTATCAGTGACTTGTCTTTTAGGGATAGCCGGTGAGCAAGATTCCCTTGCTCATGCCCAGGCGACTGCTGAGGTTCTCAACCAAATGCATCCCCATCAGATAGCAGTCCTCACCCTGATGCTGCTTCCTGGCAGCCCACTTTTTCGTTTGGCAGAACAGGGGCGCTTTAGCCTGCCAGACCAGGCAGGGTTATTTCAGGAATTGCAGACCCTGCTTTTGGGGCTTGCAGGAAACCGTACTCAGTTTTATGCCAATCACGCCTCAAATTATTTTTCTTTAAGCGGTCGTCTGCCTAAGGATAAACCCCAGATGCTGACAACCATTCAGGCCGCACTTGAAGGAACCCTCAACGTCAAGAGAGAGCATCAACGAGCACTCTGA
- a CDS encoding 4Fe-4S dicluster domain-containing protein, whose product MNINELEKLNNEGVEHLPSLERRTFLRAGLAITGLFMGGTILSLTSARNAESAMGPMPTKEQYPYSPHYSMVMRQNLCIDCERCMDACVKTNHVPEYGYRTIILERNREIAPKEKETIFMPVLCNQCNEPPCVRVCPTVATYKDKTTGIVMMDSKKCIGCKTCMAACPYNARYFNEEVRAVDKCNFCFDTRLSKGKKDTACVEACPAHVRVFGDLSDPKSEVYQLIHKPETTVWVLRPETGALPNVFYMNA is encoded by the coding sequence ATGAACATTAATGAGTTGGAAAAGTTAAACAATGAAGGGGTGGAGCATCTGCCATCGCTGGAGCGCCGAACCTTTTTGCGCGCTGGACTTGCCATAACCGGCCTGTTCATGGGGGGAACAATACTCTCCCTGACCTCTGCCCGTAATGCGGAAAGCGCCATGGGGCCCATGCCCACTAAGGAGCAATACCCGTACAGCCCTCATTACAGCATGGTCATGCGCCAGAACCTTTGCATCGATTGCGAGCGATGCATGGATGCCTGCGTCAAGACTAACCATGTGCCTGAGTATGGGTACAGGACCATTATTCTCGAGCGGAACCGCGAAATCGCTCCCAAAGAGAAAGAAACGATCTTCATGCCCGTGCTCTGTAACCAGTGCAACGAGCCGCCCTGTGTTCGCGTCTGCCCAACCGTTGCGACTTATAAGGACAAAACCACGGGCATCGTCATGATGGACAGCAAGAAATGTATCGGTTGTAAAACCTGTATGGCTGCCTGTCCGTATAATGCCCGTTACTTCAACGAGGAAGTTCGTGCCGTTGATAAATGTAACTTCTGTTTCGACACCCGACTCTCCAAAGGCAAAAAAGATACAGCCTGTGTCGAGGCCTGTCCCGCCCATGTTCGCGTCTTCGGCGACCTCAGCGATCCGAAAAGCGAAGTGTATCAGTTGATCCACAAGCCTGAGACCACGGTCTGGGTACTGCGTCCTGAGACCGGCGCACTGCCCAATGTCTTTTACATGAACGCTTAA
- a CDS encoding sigma 54-interacting transcriptional regulator: MTPNIPQIPTMFRNAVTLICIDSSCQITGLNKNAELLTGRSAKELLGESLEHILQFTKKADSLAGLFQQPHWEDAQTLDGLLFRTEDGAEPMEVLATITPLYGTGALLSGALVSIDENNASLYNQLLLDSLAEGVLTVNRDLEIISFNKSAEKITGWSAENVLGKKCQEVFPDELCENGCLIRSTVDKEQAFNRQTVFMTDKDGRFFPLSLTSNPLYDLQGRVIGGVQTFHDCSDSLNNALILASVADGVFTIDRNRIITSFNQAAETITGWKQEEVLGKPCSEIFHSSTCGSDCMLLKAIDSNARYVDQSIFIKNKNGDSIPVTISSSPLFDDFGNIIGGIETFRDNTSSIRESLILDSIADGVFTVDRNWRITSFNRAAEEITGWAREDAMGKSCSDIFHSSICGKNCAIAESLYKGAPVANRSITIRDIQGSKVPISISAAPLTDHEGNIIGGVETFRDLTAITSLRQQLHQKYNFDAIISKSVAMQRLFSIMPDIARSPSTVLILGESGTGKELVARALFNASGRKDKPFVVVNCAALPETLLESELFGYKAGAFTDARKDRQGRFAAAEGGTLFLDEIGDIPGSVQVKLLRVLQEKVYEPLGSNVPVKADVRIITATNRDLQALVQEGCFRDDLFYRLNVVKISLPPLKERKEDIPLLIEHFIKKYAAQQGKDIVGISSGALSLLMRYDFPGNIRELENIVEYSFILCEGGYIQPQHLPEPFVTGLDDQAVFPDQSGPQSLEEIEKQAIILSLDRNKWRKMATCRELGISKDTLRRKIERYEIVNPAAGAN; this comes from the coding sequence ATGACTCCAAATATTCCGCAGATCCCCACAATGTTCCGCAATGCGGTGACCCTTATCTGTATAGATTCCAGCTGCCAGATAACGGGCCTGAATAAAAATGCTGAACTGCTGACTGGCCGCAGCGCCAAAGAGCTCCTGGGCGAATCTCTGGAGCATATTCTCCAGTTTACAAAAAAGGCAGATTCACTGGCCGGATTGTTTCAACAGCCGCATTGGGAAGACGCGCAAACCCTTGATGGGCTCCTTTTTCGAACAGAGGATGGGGCTGAGCCCATGGAAGTACTGGCAACCATTACTCCGCTCTATGGTACTGGTGCTCTCCTCTCAGGAGCCCTGGTCAGCATCGACGAAAACAATGCCTCGCTCTACAATCAATTGCTCCTTGACTCCCTGGCCGAAGGTGTGCTCACGGTCAACAGGGATCTTGAAATTATCTCTTTTAACAAATCAGCCGAAAAGATCACCGGTTGGAGCGCAGAGAATGTCCTGGGAAAAAAATGTCAGGAGGTCTTTCCCGATGAGCTCTGTGAGAACGGGTGCCTGATACGCTCCACAGTTGATAAGGAACAGGCATTTAACCGGCAAACCGTTTTTATGACCGACAAGGACGGGCGTTTTTTCCCCCTCTCATTGACCTCAAATCCGCTCTATGATCTCCAGGGGCGTGTTATCGGTGGGGTCCAGACCTTCCATGACTGTTCAGACAGTCTCAACAATGCCCTGATTCTAGCTTCGGTGGCCGATGGCGTCTTCACCATCGACCGTAATCGTATCATCACCTCCTTCAACCAGGCGGCGGAAACCATCACAGGCTGGAAACAGGAAGAGGTTCTGGGAAAACCCTGCAGTGAGATTTTCCATTCTTCCACCTGTGGCAGCGACTGCATGCTGTTAAAGGCAATCGACAGCAATGCCCGCTATGTGGATCAGTCCATTTTTATAAAGAACAAAAACGGTGATTCAATCCCGGTTACAATCAGCTCTTCACCGCTCTTTGATGATTTTGGCAATATAATTGGGGGCATTGAAACCTTTCGCGACAACACCTCCTCCATTCGCGAAAGCCTGATTTTAGACTCTATTGCCGATGGCGTTTTCACGGTCGATCGCAACTGGCGGATTACCTCATTTAATCGAGCTGCAGAGGAGATCACCGGTTGGGCACGGGAAGATGCCATGGGTAAATCCTGCTCGGATATTTTCCATTCCTCCATCTGCGGGAAAAACTGTGCCATTGCCGAGAGTCTCTACAAGGGTGCGCCTGTTGCAAACCGCTCAATCACCATTCGCGATATTCAGGGCAGCAAGGTGCCCATCAGCATCAGTGCGGCTCCGCTAACTGATCATGAAGGCAATATCATAGGTGGAGTGGAAACCTTTCGTGATCTCACCGCCATCACTTCCCTGCGTCAGCAGCTGCATCAGAAATACAACTTTGACGCCATCATTTCCAAGTCGGTGGCCATGCAGCGGCTGTTTTCCATCATGCCTGATATCGCTCGCAGTCCGAGTACGGTGCTTATTCTCGGGGAGAGTGGTACCGGTAAGGAGCTGGTGGCAAGAGCCCTGTTTAACGCCAGCGGGCGTAAGGATAAGCCCTTTGTGGTGGTGAACTGCGCTGCTCTGCCCGAAACTCTACTGGAGTCCGAGCTCTTTGGGTATAAGGCGGGCGCTTTTACCGATGCGCGCAAGGACAGGCAGGGGCGTTTTGCCGCGGCCGAAGGAGGGACTCTCTTTCTCGATGAGATCGGCGATATACCAGGAAGCGTGCAGGTTAAACTGTTGCGGGTTTTGCAGGAAAAGGTTTACGAACCATTGGGGTCCAATGTTCCGGTCAAGGCGGATGTGCGCATAATAACTGCGACCAACCGCGACCTCCAGGCGCTGGTTCAGGAGGGATGTTTTCGAGATGACCTCTTTTACCGGCTCAATGTGGTCAAGATTAGTCTCCCCCCGCTTAAAGAAAGAAAAGAAGATATTCCTTTACTGATTGAACACTTTATTAAGAAGTATGCAGCACAACAGGGAAAGGATATTGTGGGGATCTCAAGCGGCGCGTTGTCACTACTGATGCGTTATGATTTTCCCGGCAATATTCGAGAGCTGGAAAATATTGTCGAGTATTCGTTTATACTCTGCGAGGGAGGCTATATTCAACCGCAACATTTGCCGGAGCCCTTTGTCACCGGACTCGATGACCAGGCCGTTTTTCCGGACCAGTCTGGTCCACAGAGTTTAGAAGAGATAGAGAAGCAGGCGATTATTCTCAGTCTGGATAGAAATAAATGGCGCAAGATGGCCACCTGTCGGGAGCTCGGGATCTCCAAAGATACGCTTCGTCGAAAAATCGAACGCTATGAGATTGTTAATCCGGCCGCTGGTGCCAACTGA
- the nrfD gene encoding NrfD/PsrC family molybdoenzyme membrane anchor subunit, with the protein MANGFLLTATAEPEVANPLVKTLSGLFGIILVAGVCVGLAGFFVGHEHIFNNTREVPWGLLISTYAFFAITSTGLCLLAAISHVFGGNKLAPLANRMVWVSLITILSGFVVIGMEIESPWRMAIYNVISPNITSNIWWMGTLYGMALGFILLEFWLILTRHYTLALALGILGALAEVAANTCLGGVFSTLAARPFWYGAQLPVYFLACAFLSGAAAAIFFTHYAYVIRGKKMDENIFNGVQAAGKVMLLMLILVAVATFWRMASFYVGGVDDGKIAANALYAGPLSFNFWVIEVGVGLAAPAVLLLITRLRSVAAMSTAALMVLVGMFISRLDMVVGGQIVPQYLGFDNLPTYLNYTPSGFEWLVALAGIGFTGLAFLQGERFFGKSFSDHEAH; encoded by the coding sequence ATGGCAAATGGATTTTTACTGACAGCAACAGCTGAGCCAGAGGTCGCCAATCCTCTGGTTAAAACTTTATCCGGTTTGTTTGGAATTATCCTGGTGGCCGGTGTCTGTGTAGGGCTTGCCGGTTTTTTTGTCGGCCACGAGCATATCTTCAATAATACCCGCGAGGTGCCCTGGGGGCTTCTGATTTCCACGTACGCCTTCTTTGCCATTACCTCAACCGGCCTCTGCCTGCTTGCAGCAATCAGTCACGTTTTTGGCGGGAACAAGCTGGCTCCTCTGGCTAATCGTATGGTCTGGGTTTCCCTGATCACCATCCTCAGTGGTTTTGTCGTCATCGGTATGGAGATTGAAAGCCCCTGGCGTATGGCTATCTACAACGTCATCTCGCCCAATATCACTTCCAACATCTGGTGGATGGGAACCCTGTACGGTATGGCTCTTGGTTTTATTCTCCTTGAGTTCTGGCTGATTCTGACCCGCCATTACACCTTGGCGCTTGCCCTTGGTATTCTTGGTGCCCTGGCTGAAGTTGCAGCCAACACCTGTCTGGGTGGTGTTTTTTCTACACTCGCGGCACGTCCTTTCTGGTACGGCGCTCAGCTGCCGGTCTACTTTCTGGCCTGTGCCTTTCTTTCCGGGGCTGCCGCTGCAATTTTCTTTACCCACTATGCCTATGTTATCCGTGGCAAAAAAATGGATGAGAATATCTTCAACGGTGTACAGGCTGCCGGTAAGGTCATGCTGCTGATGCTGATTCTGGTTGCGGTTGCCACCTTCTGGCGCATGGCTTCCTTCTATGTAGGCGGTGTTGATGACGGTAAAATTGCTGCCAACGCACTCTACGCCGGTCCGCTTTCCTTCAACTTTTGGGTCATTGAAGTTGGTGTCGGCCTTGCCGCTCCTGCAGTTCTGCTGCTGATTACCCGCTTAAGAAGCGTTGCGGCCATGTCAACTGCCGCTCTCATGGTTCTTGTAGGTATGTTCATCTCCCGGCTCGACATGGTTGTCGGTGGCCAGATTGTTCCTCAGTACCTGGGTTTCGACAATCTGCCGACCTACCTCAACTACACTCCTTCCGGATTTGAGTGGCTGGTCGCACTGGCCGGTATCGGATTCACCGGTCTTGCCTTCCTCCAGGGAGAGCGCTTCTTCGGAAAAAGCTTCTCCGATCATGAAGCCCACTAA